Proteins encoded by one window of Pseudonocardia alni:
- a CDS encoding peptidoglycan recognition protein family protein, producing MGEPGQSWSRRGLLVGSAVAGAGLVLPGRAFAGPPPTTDPAPPATGPVPGPSAVPGPDGMPGPAGAGPLAEGVPVPYVARCFEWGARKPKFPPKVWDRRPIRILVHHTAGANTNDYSVGAAHRMARAIQNYHMDRNGWLDSGQHFTISRGGHVMEGRLWSLGELNGGRRVVEGAHSPGQNVIAIGIENEGTYMGVDPTPALWNSLRVTCAYICLRYGIAPTELYGHRDYRNTLCPGDRLYAALPRLRREVAGLLGRRLSRTESTKASWPLLRTGDRGPMVEAAQYLLRDAGSLTGKPDGRFDDRTAAAVSEFQRAHRADDVNGLLGGETWPELARTVRAGTEGDAARAVEVLAAARRVESVPDVVDHPQWQKLLGTSGSAVPDAQDPQGVLNR from the coding sequence ATGGGCGAGCCGGGACAGAGCTGGAGCCGCCGCGGGCTGCTGGTCGGGAGTGCGGTCGCCGGCGCGGGCCTGGTCCTTCCCGGCCGGGCGTTCGCCGGGCCGCCGCCGACCACCGACCCCGCTCCGCCCGCCACGGGTCCGGTGCCCGGCCCGTCGGCGGTCCCGGGGCCGGACGGCATGCCCGGCCCGGCCGGTGCCGGTCCGCTCGCCGAGGGCGTGCCGGTCCCGTATGTCGCGCGCTGCTTCGAGTGGGGCGCGCGCAAGCCGAAGTTCCCGCCGAAGGTCTGGGACCGGCGCCCGATCCGGATCCTGGTGCACCACACGGCCGGGGCGAACACGAACGACTACAGCGTCGGCGCCGCGCACCGGATGGCCAGGGCGATCCAGAACTACCACATGGACCGCAACGGCTGGCTCGACTCGGGGCAGCACTTCACGATCTCGCGCGGCGGGCACGTGATGGAGGGCAGGCTCTGGAGCCTCGGCGAGCTCAACGGGGGCCGCCGCGTCGTCGAGGGGGCGCACTCGCCCGGTCAGAACGTCATCGCGATCGGCATCGAGAACGAGGGCACCTACATGGGGGTCGACCCGACCCCGGCGCTGTGGAACTCGCTGCGCGTCACCTGCGCCTACATCTGCCTGCGCTACGGCATCGCCCCGACCGAGCTCTACGGCCACCGCGACTACCGCAACACCCTCTGCCCGGGTGACCGTCTCTACGCCGCGCTGCCCCGGCTGCGCCGCGAGGTGGCGGGGCTGCTGGGCAGGCGGCTCTCGCGCACCGAGTCGACCAAGGCGAGCTGGCCGCTGCTGCGCACCGGCGATCGCGGCCCGATGGTCGAGGCGGCCCAGTACCTGCTGCGCGACGCCGGGTCGCTGACCGGGAAGCCGGACGGCCGGTTCGACGACCGCACCGCAGCTGCGGTGAGCGAGTTCCAGCGCGCGCACCGCGCCGACGACGTCAACGGCCTGCTCGGCGGGGAGACCTGGCCGGAGCTGGCCCGCACGGTGCGCGCGGGCACCGAGGGCGACGCCGCCCGTGCCGTCGAGGTGCTCGCGGCGGCACGACGGGTGGAGAGCGTGCCCGACGTCGTCGACCACCCGCAGTGGCAGAAGCTGCTCGGGACCTCCGGCAGCGCCGTCCCGGACGCGCAGGACCCGCAGGGCGTGCTGAACCGCTGA
- a CDS encoding acyl-CoA dehydrogenase, translating to MGHYKSNVRDLEFNLFEVFEVQDHLGTGPFEDVDVDTAKGVLSELSTVCTGPLAEHYATIDRNPPVFHPEDHTVTTPQELKDAYKVLWDGEWWRLGLPNELGGMGIPPSVQWAAAELMCGSNPAIFMYMAGPNFASILHANGNEEQKRWAQLMIDRGWGATMVLTEPDAGSDVGAGRTKAIRQDDGTWHIEGVKRFITSAEQDFTENIMHLVLARPEGGKPGTKGLSLFLVPKFHFDAETGEPGERNGAFVTNVEHKMGLKASTTCELTFGAHGTPAVGWLLGDVHDGIAQMFQVIEYARMMVGTKAIGTLSTGYLNALEFAKERVQGADLTKMTDKTAPRVTITHHPDVRRSLMLQKAYAEGMRAVYIYTATFQDKVRLGGEDAALAEKVNDLLLPIVKGVGSERATEQLVQSLQTLGGSGFLQDYPIEQYIRDAKIDSLYEGTTAIQSQDFLFRKIVRDNGQALAHVAGEVQAFIDSDAGNGRLKEERELLRTALTDVQGMLGTLTGYLYGSTKDVTELYKVGQHTVRLLMAVGDLLVGWLLLRQATVALAALGTDGVSAKDRAFYEGKVGVATFFAKSVLPRLTSDKAIIANADNELMELDEASF from the coding sequence ATGGGCCACTACAAGAGCAACGTGCGCGACCTCGAGTTCAACCTCTTCGAGGTGTTCGAGGTACAGGACCACCTCGGGACGGGACCGTTCGAGGACGTCGACGTCGACACCGCCAAGGGCGTGCTGTCGGAGCTGTCGACCGTCTGCACCGGCCCGCTCGCCGAGCACTACGCCACGATCGACCGCAACCCGCCGGTCTTCCACCCCGAGGACCACACGGTCACCACCCCGCAGGAGCTCAAGGACGCCTACAAGGTCCTCTGGGACGGCGAGTGGTGGCGCCTCGGCCTGCCGAACGAGCTGGGCGGCATGGGCATCCCGCCGTCCGTGCAGTGGGCCGCCGCCGAGCTGATGTGCGGCTCCAACCCGGCCATCTTCATGTACATGGCCGGCCCGAACTTCGCCTCGATCCTCCACGCGAACGGCAACGAGGAGCAGAAGCGCTGGGCCCAGCTGATGATCGACCGCGGCTGGGGCGCCACCATGGTGCTGACCGAGCCGGACGCGGGCTCCGACGTCGGCGCCGGCCGCACCAAGGCGATCCGGCAGGACGACGGCACCTGGCACATCGAGGGTGTGAAGCGCTTCATCACCTCGGCCGAGCAGGACTTCACCGAGAACATCATGCACCTGGTGCTGGCCCGCCCCGAGGGCGGAAAGCCGGGCACCAAGGGCCTGTCGCTGTTCCTGGTGCCGAAGTTCCACTTCGACGCCGAGACCGGCGAGCCGGGCGAGCGCAACGGCGCCTTCGTGACCAACGTCGAGCACAAGATGGGCCTCAAGGCCTCCACCACCTGCGAGCTGACCTTCGGTGCCCACGGCACCCCGGCCGTCGGGTGGCTGCTGGGCGACGTGCACGACGGCATCGCCCAGATGTTCCAGGTCATCGAGTACGCCCGGATGATGGTCGGCACCAAGGCCATCGGCACCCTGTCGACCGGCTACCTGAACGCGCTCGAGTTCGCCAAGGAGCGCGTGCAGGGCGCGGACCTGACGAAGATGACCGACAAGACCGCGCCGCGGGTCACGATCACCCACCACCCGGACGTGCGCCGCAGCCTGATGCTGCAGAAGGCCTACGCCGAGGGCATGCGCGCCGTCTACATCTACACCGCGACCTTCCAGGACAAGGTGCGCCTCGGTGGCGAGGACGCCGCGCTCGCGGAGAAGGTCAACGACCTGCTCCTGCCGATCGTCAAGGGCGTCGGCTCCGAGCGCGCCACCGAGCAGCTCGTGCAGTCGCTGCAGACCCTGGGCGGGTCGGGCTTCCTGCAGGACTACCCGATCGAGCAGTACATCCGGGACGCCAAGATCGACTCCCTCTACGAGGGCACCACCGCGATCCAGTCCCAGGACTTCCTGTTCCGCAAGATCGTCCGGGACAACGGCCAGGCGCTCGCGCACGTCGCGGGCGAGGTCCAGGCGTTCATCGACTCCGACGCGGGCAACGGCCGGCTCAAGGAGGAGCGTGAGCTCCTGCGCACCGCGCTGACCGACGTGCAGGGGATGCTCGGCACGCTGACCGGCTACCTCTACGGCTCCACCAAGGACGTCACCGAGCTGTACAAGGTCGGCCAGCACACCGTGCGGCTGCTGATGGCGGTCGGCGACCTGCTCGTCGGCTGGCTGCTGCTGCGCCAGGCCACCGTCGCGCTCGCCGCACTGGGCACCGACGGCGTCTCCGCGAAGGACCGGGCCTTCTACGAGGGCAAGGTCGGCGTCGCGACCTTCTTCGCGAAGTCCGTGCTGCCCCGCCTGACCTCGGACAAGGCGATCATCGCGAACGCCGACAACGAACTCATGGAGCTCGACGAGGCCTCGTTCTGA
- a CDS encoding CBS domain-containing protein: MRIADVLRSKGSAVSTVAPEDSMGEVLRAIAERNLGALPVVDGDRLVGIVSERDVVRRLHSHGAALLDARVAEVMTTEVVTCSPDDGVGDLARIMTDRRVRHLPVIVDGALAGIVSIGDLVKARMDMLEQEREQLESYIAQ; this comes from the coding sequence ATGCGCATCGCGGACGTTCTGAGGAGCAAGGGCAGCGCGGTCAGCACCGTGGCGCCGGAGGACTCGATGGGCGAGGTGCTGCGCGCGATCGCCGAGCGGAACCTCGGCGCACTGCCCGTCGTCGACGGGGACCGGCTGGTCGGCATCGTCTCCGAGCGGGACGTGGTGCGCCGGCTGCACAGCCACGGCGCCGCGCTGCTCGACGCGCGGGTGGCCGAGGTGATGACCACCGAGGTGGTCACCTGCTCGCCCGACGACGGCGTCGGCGACCTCGCCCGGATCATGACCGACCGCCGGGTGCGGCACCTGCCGGTGATCGTCGACGGGGCGCTGGCCGGGATCGTGTCCATCGGCGACCTGGTCAAGGCCCGGATGGACATGCTGGAGCAGGAACGCGAACAGCTGGAGAGCTACATCGCGCAGTAG
- a CDS encoding VanW family protein, producing the protein MPERPPSSDDADEQPVTSAPEPGDPQNGDAAGAGRPVMPARRPSPGPAAAPAAPQGTPAPQGATEVSAAESGPADPAEAAEQAPPESPAARTVVGQATTADGPAAPASAPHQQPPAPQRPDAGAPQQPGTPPRPESGTAAPQPSGGAPTPAGPAASQPGPRPAGAPDATRPVPAAPEGQDQDTVRVAPLSEQRTQILPRVTPAAAATPPAGGAAEQTARIHTGGPAAGTAVLGAGAFGAAGATGPDGPGGPGGPGGPGGGDGDGHGDGEGGDGPQRKRPVGLIVAAAALGVLVLGYVGDLALSSGSVPRGVVVAGQQIGGMSRAQATETLQAAIEPRSSAPVPVQAGEVSSEIDPKAAGLQVDYARTLDEAGEQPLNPITRISSFFTTREVGVVNSADDRAVRTALEQMAPLVMKEPKEGSVEWQGVTPTPVAPEPGQQLDVDAAVGVVEEQWASGEPVQLPLIVEQAVTTPADVQKAIDEVAKPAVAGPLTITGEGANATITPEDITTALRFTADPEGPVKLKPVIANKTLEDIAQPQLASTEKPGVDAQLDFAATPPRVVPSQDGRGIDYDATFANVLPILTGQGERTVAAVYANKPAEITTADLESLGNATEISTFTTGGFAADSGQNIKRAAEAINGQIVQPGETFSLNGVSNPRNAANGYVEAGIIEDGHPARGVGGGVSQLATTLYNASYFAGMTDIEHKEHSYYISRYPVAREATVFNDLIDVKFRNDGPTPVLIRTAWTPSNVTVSFIGQKMYEVTSATGPRTNPTQPQVVNIPAGQPCSASKGSPGFTATDTRTMRNVQTGETTSKTRTVKYNPQPIVQCGG; encoded by the coding sequence ATGCCCGAGCGCCCTCCCTCGTCCGACGACGCGGACGAGCAGCCGGTGACGTCCGCGCCGGAGCCGGGAGACCCGCAGAACGGCGACGCCGCCGGTGCCGGTCGCCCCGTGATGCCCGCCCGCCGTCCCTCGCCCGGCCCCGCCGCCGCCCCCGCCGCGCCGCAGGGAACTCCCGCGCCGCAGGGCGCCACCGAGGTCTCCGCCGCCGAGTCCGGTCCCGCCGACCCGGCCGAGGCCGCCGAGCAGGCGCCGCCGGAGTCCCCCGCGGCCCGCACCGTCGTCGGGCAGGCGACCACCGCGGACGGTCCGGCCGCGCCTGCGTCCGCCCCGCACCAGCAGCCCCCCGCGCCGCAGCGGCCGGACGCCGGTGCCCCGCAGCAGCCCGGGACCCCGCCCCGCCCGGAGTCCGGCACGGCCGCCCCGCAGCCGTCCGGCGGCGCCCCGACGCCCGCGGGTCCCGCCGCGTCGCAGCCCGGCCCCCGGCCGGCCGGTGCGCCGGACGCGACCCGCCCGGTCCCCGCCGCCCCCGAGGGGCAGGACCAGGACACCGTCCGCGTCGCTCCGCTCAGCGAGCAGCGCACCCAGATCCTGCCCCGGGTCACCCCGGCCGCGGCCGCGACGCCGCCCGCGGGCGGCGCCGCCGAGCAGACCGCCCGCATCCACACCGGCGGCCCGGCTGCGGGCACCGCGGTCCTCGGTGCCGGTGCGTTCGGCGCCGCGGGAGCGACCGGTCCGGATGGGCCGGGAGGCCCCGGTGGGCCCGGCGGCCCCGGTGGTGGGGACGGCGACGGGCACGGCGACGGCGAGGGCGGTGACGGCCCGCAGCGCAAGCGCCCGGTCGGACTGATCGTCGCGGCCGCCGCGCTCGGTGTGCTCGTCCTCGGCTACGTCGGCGACCTCGCGCTGAGCTCCGGCAGCGTGCCGCGCGGCGTCGTCGTCGCCGGTCAGCAGATCGGCGGCATGTCGCGCGCCCAGGCCACCGAGACGCTGCAGGCCGCGATCGAGCCCCGCTCCTCCGCGCCGGTGCCGGTCCAGGCCGGTGAGGTCAGCTCCGAGATCGACCCGAAGGCCGCGGGCCTGCAGGTCGACTACGCGCGCACTCTCGACGAGGCGGGCGAGCAGCCGCTGAACCCGATCACCCGGATCTCCTCGTTCTTCACCACCCGCGAGGTCGGGGTGGTCAACTCCGCCGACGACCGCGCCGTGCGCACCGCGCTGGAGCAGATGGCCCCGCTGGTCATGAAGGAGCCCAAGGAGGGCTCGGTCGAGTGGCAGGGAGTCACCCCGACCCCGGTCGCGCCGGAGCCCGGCCAGCAGCTCGACGTCGACGCGGCCGTCGGCGTCGTCGAGGAGCAGTGGGCCTCCGGCGAGCCGGTGCAGCTCCCGCTGATCGTCGAGCAGGCCGTCACGACCCCGGCCGACGTGCAGAAGGCCATCGACGAGGTCGCCAAGCCCGCCGTCGCCGGCCCGCTGACGATCACCGGTGAGGGTGCGAACGCGACCATCACCCCGGAGGACATCACGACCGCGCTCCGCTTCACCGCGGACCCGGAGGGGCCCGTGAAGCTGAAGCCGGTGATCGCGAACAAGACCCTCGAGGACATCGCGCAGCCGCAGCTGGCGAGCACCGAGAAGCCCGGCGTCGACGCCCAGCTCGACTTCGCCGCGACGCCGCCGCGGGTCGTCCCGTCGCAGGACGGGCGCGGCATCGACTACGACGCCACCTTCGCGAACGTGCTGCCCATCCTCACCGGCCAGGGCGAGCGCACGGTCGCGGCGGTCTACGCGAACAAGCCGGCCGAGATCACCACGGCCGACCTGGAGTCGCTGGGCAACGCCACCGAGATCTCGACGTTCACCACCGGCGGGTTCGCCGCCGACTCGGGGCAGAACATCAAGCGCGCCGCCGAGGCCATCAACGGCCAGATCGTGCAGCCCGGCGAGACGTTCAGCCTCAACGGCGTCAGCAACCCCCGCAACGCCGCCAACGGCTACGTCGAGGCCGGCATCATCGAGGACGGCCACCCGGCGCGCGGCGTCGGCGGCGGTGTCTCCCAGCTCGCGACGACGCTGTACAACGCGTCGTACTTCGCCGGCATGACCGACATCGAGCACAAGGAGCACAGCTACTACATCAGCCGCTACCCGGTGGCCCGCGAGGCGACGGTCTTCAACGACCTCATCGACGTCAAGTTCCGCAACGACGGCCCGACCCCGGTGCTGATCCGCACGGCGTGGACGCCCAGCAACGTCACCGTCTCGTTCATCGGGCAGAAGATGTACGAGGTCACCTCGGCGACCGGGCCGCGGACGAACCCGACCCAGCCGCAGGTCGTCAACATCCCGGCCGGCCAGCCGTGCAGCGCCAGCAAGGGCTCTCCCGGCTTCACCGCGACCGACACCCGGACCATGCGCAATGTGCAGACCGGGGAGACGACCAGCAAGACGCGGACGGTCAAGTACAACCCTCAGCCGATCGTGCAGTGCGGCGGCTGA
- a CDS encoding GroES family chaperonin: MAEPKLEIQMLHDRVMIKRVEGSGERRSSAGIVIPATAQVAKRLVWGEVVGVGQHVRTVKAGDRVLLAPEDQYEVEIAGVGHLVMRERDLHAVASEATQHGTGLYL, from the coding sequence GTGGCCGAGCCCAAACTCGAGATCCAGATGCTCCATGACCGGGTCATGATCAAGAGGGTCGAGGGTTCCGGCGAGCGACGGAGCTCGGCCGGAATCGTGATCCCGGCAACCGCACAGGTCGCCAAGCGTCTGGTCTGGGGAGAGGTGGTCGGGGTGGGACAGCACGTGCGCACGGTGAAGGCCGGCGACCGCGTCCTGCTCGCCCCGGAGGACCAGTACGAGGTCGAGATCGCCGGCGTCGGGCACCTGGTCATGCGTGAGCGGGACCTGCACGCGGTGGCCTCCGAGGCCACCCAGCACGGGACCGGTCTCTACCTCTGA
- a CDS encoding ATP-binding protein codes for MDPVRNPFAPGAGQRPPELAGRDREVDAFEIVLERVARGRPERSLVLTGLRGVGKTVLLGELRSMAMHAGWGAGKIEARPDADLRRPLSAALHRAIRDLAVRHRAPERIDEVLGVLKAFALRSSPEGTKLRERWQPGIDVPVKNGRADSGDIEIDLVELFTEVAELAQDVGSGIALLIDEMQDLRPEDVSALCAACHELSQARVPLVVVGAGLPHLPAVLSASKSYSERLFKYSRIDRLDRKDADFALIAPAEREEATFDQEALDDLYVRSGGYPYFVQAYGKAAWDAAPTSPIGVKDVEMAAPEAEAELAVGFFGSRFERATPAEREYLRAMAELTDGEDHPVETSLVAKHLDRRASSLSPARDSLLKKGLVFSAQRGQIAFTVPHFGRYLLANT; via the coding sequence ATGGACCCGGTGCGCAACCCGTTCGCCCCCGGCGCCGGGCAGCGCCCGCCGGAGCTGGCCGGCCGGGACCGCGAGGTGGACGCCTTCGAGATCGTCCTGGAGCGGGTCGCCCGCGGTCGCCCGGAGCGGAGCCTGGTGCTCACCGGGCTGCGCGGCGTCGGCAAGACGGTGCTGCTCGGCGAGCTGCGCTCGATGGCGATGCACGCCGGCTGGGGCGCCGGGAAGATCGAGGCCCGCCCGGACGCCGACCTGCGCCGTCCGCTGTCCGCGGCGCTGCACCGCGCGATCCGCGACCTCGCCGTCCGGCACCGGGCCCCCGAGCGCATCGACGAGGTGCTGGGCGTGCTCAAGGCGTTCGCGCTGCGGTCGTCGCCGGAGGGCACGAAGCTGCGGGAGCGCTGGCAGCCCGGCATCGACGTCCCGGTGAAGAACGGGCGCGCGGACTCCGGGGACATCGAGATCGACCTCGTCGAGCTGTTCACCGAGGTCGCGGAGCTGGCCCAGGACGTCGGCTCCGGCATCGCGCTGCTGATCGACGAGATGCAGGACCTGCGGCCCGAGGACGTCTCCGCGCTCTGCGCCGCCTGCCACGAGCTGTCCCAGGCCCGGGTGCCGCTCGTCGTCGTCGGGGCGGGGCTGCCGCACCTGCCCGCCGTGCTGTCGGCGTCGAAGTCCTACTCGGAGCGGTTGTTCAAGTACTCACGGATCGACCGGCTGGACCGCAAGGACGCCGACTTCGCGCTGATCGCCCCGGCCGAGCGCGAGGAGGCGACCTTCGACCAGGAGGCCCTCGACGACCTCTACGTCCGCTCGGGCGGTTACCCCTACTTCGTGCAGGCCTACGGCAAGGCCGCGTGGGACGCCGCACCGACCAGCCCGATCGGCGTGAAGGACGTCGAGATGGCCGCCCCCGAGGCCGAGGCCGAGCTCGCGGTCGGCTTCTTCGGCTCGCGCTTCGAGCGGGCGACGCCGGCGGAGCGCGAGTACCTGCGGGCGATGGCCGAGCTGACCGACGGGGAGGACCACCCCGTCGAGACGTCGCTGGTGGCCAAGCACCTGGACCGGCGCGCGTCGTCGCTGTCCCCGGCGCGCGACAGCCTGCTCAAGAAGGGCCTGGTGTTCTCCGCCCAGCGCGGCCAGATCGCCTTCACCGTGCCGCACTTCGGGCGGTACCTGCTCGCCAACACCTGA
- a CDS encoding FxsA family protein — protein sequence MPVRCTGMPFVLLYVVLEIVALAGLIAWIGLGWTLLVLLAGSVVGLLLARREGVRAARALATAVQRGKLAHEEATDGLLVAAGGILIFLPGLITDVLGLALVFPPTRALVRRRMVNAAERAAPSLRTARIRYGATVVEGETVTEPRSATAYPRITGPAAGTGPVVDGEVVDGPDRT from the coding sequence ATGCCCGTGCGTTGTACGGGCATGCCGTTCGTGCTGCTCTACGTCGTGCTCGAGATCGTCGCGCTCGCCGGGCTGATCGCGTGGATCGGACTGGGCTGGACCCTGCTGGTCCTGCTCGCCGGGTCCGTGGTCGGACTCCTGCTCGCCCGCCGGGAGGGCGTCCGCGCCGCCCGCGCGCTCGCCACCGCCGTGCAGCGCGGGAAGCTGGCGCACGAGGAGGCGACCGACGGGCTGCTCGTCGCCGCCGGTGGCATCCTCATCTTCCTGCCGGGCCTGATCACCGATGTGCTCGGTCTCGCCCTGGTGTTCCCCCCGACGCGGGCCCTGGTCCGGCGTCGCATGGTGAACGCCGCCGAGCGGGCCGCACCGAGCCTGCGCACCGCACGGATCCGCTACGGCGCCACCGTGGTCGAGGGGGAGACCGTGACCGAGCCGCGCTCGGCGACCGCGTACCCGCGCATCACCGGACCTGCCGCGGGCACCGGCCCGGTCGTCGACGGCGAGGTCGTGGACGGCCCCGACCGCACCTGA
- a CDS encoding dihydrolipoamide acetyltransferase family protein — MREHFTLPDVGEGLTEAEIITWRVAPGDTVAVNDVIVEIETAKAAVELPSPWAGTVGELLAEPGATVAVGTPIIAIDTGGTAPDAGADTGAKIGEAGRDGRIATLVGYGPRQGSARRRPRREPTASAAPAGSVAAGDPVAGGPDASGPGAAPVPSPQQSLGSPEQAAPGTSTGADPGAGGSDGQTGGSDGRAGGDAVGPRAAQVPLAPPPVRLLARELGVDLRAVTGTGRDGRITREDVHAAASGAGLTGAELTGAGLTGAGNGAAADGRGAGAGAAGTSAGSPVAGGLAAGGAAAGSLAGAATSGAAPDGSGPGDPGLAAGPGTAAGPGTAAGPGTAAGPGTAAGPGTTTARPTEDRREPIRGVRKATAAAMVASAFTAPHVTEFLDVDVTEMMALRDRLRASREFAGVKLTPLAFVAKAACLAAARTPAANAGWDERAGEIVYYARVQLGIAAATPRGLVVPKIRDADTLTLRGMADALTTLTDTARAGRTAPADLVGGTFTITNVGVLGVDTGTPIINPGEAAILAVGSIKPAPWVVDGELAVRTVCRLALSFDHRLVDGAEGSRFLADVGALLHDPGVAFTW, encoded by the coding sequence ATGCGTGAGCACTTCACGCTGCCCGACGTCGGCGAGGGGCTGACCGAGGCCGAGATCATCACCTGGCGGGTGGCGCCCGGGGACACGGTCGCGGTGAACGACGTGATCGTGGAGATCGAGACGGCGAAGGCGGCCGTGGAGCTGCCCTCGCCGTGGGCCGGGACGGTCGGGGAGCTGCTGGCCGAACCGGGCGCGACCGTCGCTGTGGGGACGCCGATCATCGCGATCGACACCGGTGGGACCGCGCCCGACGCCGGCGCCGACACCGGCGCGAAGATCGGTGAGGCGGGCAGGGACGGACGGATCGCGACGCTCGTCGGGTACGGGCCGCGGCAGGGCTCCGCCCGGCGACGGCCCCGGCGCGAGCCTACCGCCTCCGCTGCGCCGGCCGGGTCCGTCGCTGCGGGGGACCCCGTCGCCGGGGGCCCGGACGCCTCGGGGCCGGGTGCGGCCCCCGTCCCGTCGCCCCAGCAGTCGCTCGGGTCGCCCGAGCAGGCCGCTCCCGGGACGTCCACCGGAGCCGACCCGGGAGCCGGGGGCTCCGACGGGCAGACCGGGGGCTCCGACGGCCGGGCCGGGGGCGACGCGGTCGGACCGCGTGCCGCCCAGGTCCCGCTCGCTCCGCCGCCGGTCCGGCTGCTCGCACGGGAGCTGGGCGTCGACCTGCGGGCGGTGACGGGGACCGGGCGGGACGGCCGGATCACCCGGGAGGACGTGCACGCCGCCGCGTCGGGTGCCGGGCTCACGGGTGCCGAGCTCACGGGTGCCGGGCTCACGGGTGCCGGGAACGGCGCTGCGGCCGACGGCCGGGGCGCCGGAGCGGGCGCTGCCGGCACGTCCGCCGGGTCGCCGGTCGCCGGGGGTCTCGCCGCGGGGGGTGCCGCTGCCGGGAGTCTCGCCGGCGCCGCGACCTCGGGTGCCGCGCCGGACGGCTCGGGCCCCGGCGACCCGGGGCTCGCCGCCGGGCCGGGCACCGCCGCCGGGCCGGGCACCGCCGCCGGGCCGGGCACCGCGGCCGGGCCGGGCACCGCGGCCGGACCGGGCACGACCACCGCCCGGCCCACCGAGGACCGGCGTGAGCCCATCCGCGGCGTCCGCAAGGCCACCGCCGCGGCGATGGTCGCGAGCGCGTTCACCGCGCCACACGTCACCGAGTTCCTCGACGTCGACGTCACCGAGATGATGGCCCTGCGCGACCGGCTGCGGGCCTCGCGCGAGTTCGCCGGGGTCAAGCTGACCCCGCTGGCGTTCGTCGCGAAGGCCGCCTGCCTCGCCGCCGCGCGGACCCCGGCGGCCAACGCCGGCTGGGACGAGCGCGCCGGCGAGATCGTCTACTACGCCCGCGTCCAGCTCGGCATCGCCGCCGCGACGCCGCGTGGGCTCGTCGTCCCCAAGATCCGCGACGCGGACACACTCACCCTGCGCGGCATGGCCGACGCGCTCACGACGCTCACCGACACCGCCCGGGCGGGCCGGACCGCCCCGGCCGACCTGGTCGGGGGCACGTTCACGATCACCAACGTCGGCGTGCTCGGCGTCGACACCGGGACGCCGATCATCAACCCCGGCGAGGCCGCGATCCTCGCGGTGGGGTCGATCAAGCCCGCCCCCTGGGTCGTCGACGGCGAGCTGGCCGTGCGCACCGTGTGCCGGCTGGCGCTGTCGTTCGACCACCGCCTCGTCGACGGGGCCGAGGGCTCGCGATTCCTCGCCGACGTCGGCGCGCTGCTGCACGACCCCGGGGTCGCCTTCACCTGGTGA
- a CDS encoding alpha-ketoacid dehydrogenase subunit beta, with amino-acid sequence MAKALNDGLRAAMERDPKVLVMGEDVGRLGGVFRITDGLQKDFGEQRVLDTPLSESGIIGAAIGLAVRGFRPVCEIQFDGFVFPGYDQIVSQLAKLRYRTQGRVPVPVVVRIPYGGGIGAVEHHSESPESLFAHVAGLKVVTCSTPSDAHWMIQQAILSDDPVIFFEPKRRYWEKGGLDGADLASAYPLHASRVVRTGSALTVATYGPMVKTCLDAAAAAAEEGRELEVVDLRSLSPLDLGPVADSVRRTGRLVVVSEAPAESSVTSEVAARIQQECFFSLEAPVLRVTGFDTPYPPSRLEDEYLPDLDRVLDAVDRCLAW; translated from the coding sequence ATGGCGAAGGCGCTCAACGACGGCCTGCGTGCCGCGATGGAGCGCGACCCCAAGGTGCTGGTCATGGGTGAGGACGTCGGCCGGCTCGGCGGTGTCTTCCGCATCACCGACGGGCTGCAGAAGGACTTCGGCGAGCAGCGCGTGCTCGACACCCCGCTGTCGGAGTCCGGGATCATCGGCGCCGCGATCGGGCTCGCGGTGCGCGGGTTCCGGCCGGTCTGCGAGATCCAGTTCGACGGGTTCGTCTTCCCCGGCTACGACCAGATCGTGTCCCAGCTGGCGAAGCTGCGGTACCGGACGCAGGGCCGGGTGCCGGTGCCGGTCGTCGTCCGGATCCCCTACGGCGGCGGGATCGGTGCCGTCGAGCACCACTCCGAGTCGCCCGAGTCGCTGTTCGCGCACGTCGCGGGCCTGAAGGTGGTCACCTGCTCGACCCCGTCGGACGCGCACTGGATGATCCAGCAGGCCATCCTCTCCGACGACCCGGTGATCTTCTTCGAGCCGAAGCGCCGGTACTGGGAGAAGGGCGGGCTCGACGGCGCCGACCTGGCGTCGGCGTACCCGCTGCACGCGTCGCGGGTGGTGCGGACGGGCTCGGCGCTGACCGTCGCCACCTACGGGCCGATGGTGAAGACCTGCCTCGACGCGGCCGCCGCGGCCGCCGAGGAGGGCCGCGAACTCGAGGTGGTCGACCTGCGGTCGCTGTCCCCGCTCGACCTCGGCCCGGTCGCGGACTCGGTGCGCCGCACCGGACGGCTGGTCGTGGTGTCCGAGGCGCCCGCGGAGTCGTCGGTGACCTCCGAGGTCGCCGCCCGGATCCAGCAGGAGTGCTTCTTCTCGCTGGAGGCGCCGGTGCTCCGCGTGACCGGTTTCGACACGCCCTACCCGCCGTCGCGGCTGGAGGACGAGTACCTGCCGGACCTGGACCGGGTGCTCGACGCCGTCGATCGTTGCCTGGCCTGGTGA